A window of Candidatus Lokiarchaeota archaeon contains these coding sequences:
- a CDS encoding ATP-binding cassette domain-containing protein — protein MDSTQSFTAMPDEDDNYILEVENLKAYYTSKRGLVKAVNDVSFGIKPGEAVGLFGESAAGKTSVALAILGIFDRFSRYYASTSGHEENKKLWKIRDEARKKGITSEEVGRDLPGVEGHIWFKGEDLVGLNDKDYREVRGDDITYVPQGTRKSMNPYTQIELQTAEALWTHDEDEVLFEWEVAKRVLEVLDLVELADPDVRKNLKPSEFSVGEDQRILIAMALVTKPSLLIADEPTTAVDVGIQNRILEALRLARKELDLSMLLISNDQGVIADTSDRVAVMSAGRIMEFGNAKRVLKTPGHPFTRAFIMSNPPLKMMRRIRERGMRIRGIPGEPPDMTNLPSGCPFHPRCQYAKSICKEQVPEYREVEPEYWIFCHRYENLPKF, from the coding sequence ATGGATTCAACACAATCTTTTACTGCCATGCCAGATGAAGATGATAATTACATTCTCGAAGTAGAGAATCTGAAAGCGTACTATACTTCGAAACGGGGGCTAGTCAAAGCTGTAAACGATGTATCCTTTGGAATCAAACCAGGTGAAGCGGTTGGACTGTTTGGTGAATCAGCCGCAGGAAAAACCTCTGTTGCTCTTGCAATTCTTGGTATTTTTGATCGATTTTCCAGATACTATGCATCTACATCCGGCCACGAAGAGAACAAGAAGCTATGGAAGATAAGAGATGAAGCAAGAAAGAAAGGTATCACTTCGGAAGAGGTAGGGCGGGACCTCCCAGGAGTAGAAGGCCACATTTGGTTCAAGGGAGAAGACCTTGTGGGGCTAAATGACAAGGATTACAGAGAGGTTCGAGGGGATGATATCACCTACGTTCCTCAGGGCACAAGAAAGTCAATGAATCCGTACACACAAATTGAGCTCCAAACTGCAGAAGCGCTCTGGACTCATGATGAAGATGAAGTCCTGTTCGAATGGGAAGTAGCAAAGCGAGTACTTGAGGTTCTAGATCTCGTGGAGTTGGCTGATCCTGATGTACGGAAGAACCTCAAGCCAAGCGAGTTTTCTGTTGGAGAGGATCAACGTATTCTCATAGCGATGGCACTTGTGACTAAGCCCTCGTTACTGATTGCGGACGAACCAACAACTGCAGTAGACGTTGGCATTCAGAATCGGATTCTTGAAGCTCTCAGACTAGCAAGAAAGGAACTCGACCTTTCTATGCTGCTCATCAGTAATGATCAAGGAGTGATTGCTGATACCAGTGATAGGGTAGCTGTGATGTCAGCTGGAAGGATCATGGAATTTGGAAACGCGAAAAGAGTTCTAAAAACACCGGGACATCCTTTCACTCGCGCATTCATCATGAGCAATCCGCCACTCAAAATGATGCGACGAATCAGAGAGAGGGGAATGCGTATCCGGGGTATCCCTGGCGAACCCCCGGATATGACAAATCTCCCATCAGGTTGCCCTTTTCATCCTCGTTGTCAGTATGCGAAGAGCATATGCAAGGAGCAAGTTCCAGAATACCGAGAAGTGGAGCCGGAATACTGGATTTTCTGCCACAGATATGAGAATCTACCGAAGTTCTAA
- a CDS encoding DUF362 domain-containing protein — protein sequence MSKSKVFFTDRKATSDYNMLDKLEHIYRSLGLGDAIEEGSKVMVKTHFGQYGNTNYIRPAYVRKVVDLVRESGGIPFVAETCGLGYGTSGIYGGRTTAVEYLGMAMKNGYSPATVGAPMIMADGYWGTDIRMVDIDGEFVEDVDVAAALFDTDVVIVLTHAKGHGLSGIGGTLKNLGIGLVGKRGKAMMHNMGDVSIDPEKCLGPECGECIEVCPVRCISMEDETAVIDSAQCIWCVHCRSVCSNVVEAKAINVTWRPNPEQSPRFVENAMGVIDSVGRDKFYYINLAIDISDKCDCWNVGAPLLVHDIGIFASRDPVAIDQASLDAINDAEPNPESEAADLECGEPKFAHVHECREDDTGELLRLAEIQLSHAEKIELGSRDYELETLEKEESDD from the coding sequence ATGTCAAAATCCAAAGTTTTCTTCACAGATCGAAAAGCGACTTCTGATTACAACATGTTAGACAAACTTGAGCACATATATCGTTCTTTGGGGCTTGGAGATGCCATTGAAGAAGGAAGCAAAGTCATGGTGAAGACACACTTCGGACAATATGGCAATACCAATTACATCCGACCTGCATATGTCCGGAAAGTAGTTGATTTGGTTCGGGAAAGTGGGGGAATCCCGTTTGTGGCAGAAACCTGTGGTCTCGGATATGGAACTTCGGGCATTTATGGTGGCAGAACGACAGCTGTCGAGTATCTCGGTATGGCTATGAAAAACGGCTATAGCCCTGCTACAGTTGGGGCACCCATGATTATGGCTGATGGATACTGGGGAACAGATATTCGCATGGTTGATATAGATGGCGAGTTCGTCGAAGACGTGGATGTTGCAGCAGCACTATTCGATACTGATGTCGTGATTGTTCTCACCCACGCTAAAGGTCATGGGCTGAGTGGCATTGGCGGCACCCTGAAAAACCTTGGAATTGGGCTGGTTGGCAAGCGAGGAAAGGCTATGATGCATAACATGGGTGACGTATCTATAGACCCTGAGAAATGCCTTGGTCCTGAATGCGGGGAGTGTATAGAGGTCTGTCCAGTCCGATGTATATCAATGGAAGATGAAACGGCAGTCATAGACTCTGCTCAGTGTATCTGGTGTGTCCACTGCCGATCTGTATGTTCTAATGTGGTTGAAGCTAAGGCTATCAACGTAACTTGGCGACCAAATCCTGAACAATCTCCAAGATTCGTTGAGAATGCAATGGGCGTTATTGATTCAGTTGGGCGCGACAAGTTCTACTATATCAATCTCGCAATCGATATATCCGATAAGTGTGATTGCTGGAATGTAGGTGCGCCACTTCTGGTTCATGACATTGGCATATTCGCCTCTCGAGACCCTGTAGCCATCGATCAAGCCAGTCTTGATGCAATCAATGACGCGGAGCCGAATCCAGAATCAGAAGCAGCTGATTTAGAGTGTGGCGAACCCAAGTTTGCACACGTGCATGAGTGCAGAGAAGATGATACGGGAGAGCTTTTGCGGCTTGCAGAAATCCAGCTTTCTCATGCAGAGAAAATTGAGCTTGGCTCAAGAGACTACGAGCTGGAGACACTAGAGAAAGAGGAATCTGATGATTGA
- a CDS encoding GHKL domain-containing protein — MKEDSESEILPSIHSASELAARIADILNRVKELAELRDEQEKQFKPINLKNARERSVSLVEDMLADAEFVVDYTQVDYITIRADELVEQVFVSLIENSVEHCSSTKPIVEIASKEANSIVLLYFRDNCPRLPKKVKLTLFDEFAPSKKGLGLGLFVVKKLMIRYKGDLNYSELENRQKEFVLTF, encoded by the coding sequence ATGAAAGAAGACTCAGAATCGGAAATTCTTCCAAGCATACATTCGGCATCCGAGTTGGCTGCAAGAATCGCAGATATCCTTAATCGGGTCAAAGAATTGGCTGAATTGCGAGATGAACAAGAGAAACAGTTCAAGCCCATAAACCTGAAGAATGCAAGAGAGCGTTCTGTTTCGCTAGTAGAAGACATGTTAGCAGATGCTGAATTTGTGGTTGACTATACCCAGGTGGATTACATTACCATTCGAGCAGATGAGCTTGTTGAACAGGTATTCGTAAGCCTCATAGAGAATAGCGTAGAACACTGTTCCTCTACTAAGCCGATAGTAGAAATCGCTTCGAAGGAAGCCAATTCGATTGTTCTCCTCTACTTTAGAGATAACTGTCCGAGGCTACCAAAGAAAGTAAAACTCACACTTTTTGACGAATTTGCACCCAGCAAAAAAGGCCTTGGTTTGGGGCTCTTTGTGGTGAAGAAATTGATGATCCGCTACAAAGGTGACTTAAACTACTCTGAGCTTGAAAACAGACAGAAGGAGTTTGTGTTAACCTTCTAG